The DNA region TGGACTTTAACATACTCATTGATGATCCACTCTCCACATCtgcctcatcttctttctctaacctcctccttcggCCTTTCTCAGATTCctaactctcctacacatgaagACAGGAGTATGCTGGACGTGGCCTTCTCCCGATTCTGCTCAGTgtatgactttactaactcccctctctcgCTTTCTGACCACAAACTTCTTTCCATCTCTGTCAGGAACTGTTGTCCCACTCAGGACACCGCCACTTACCACCCATGTGACGAGCATCTGTGGAGAATCACTttcagcagaagacttcatccactatcagTTCATGCTGAAAACATATAACTTTGGTCTCTATCTGGCCAAACAAGCGACCTCACCGTCCTCACCACATCGctattcatagtaacatagtaatatagttattaaggttgaaggaagactttaagtccatctagttcaacccatagcctaacctaacatgccctaacatgttgatccagaggaaggcaaaaaaaccccatgtggtaagagtaagctccaccacggggaaaaaaattccttcccgactccacatacggcaatcagactagttccctggatcaacgccttatcaaggaatctagtgtatataccctgtaacattatacttttccagaaaggcatccagtcccctcttaaatttaggtaatgaatcactcattacaacatcatacggcagagagttccatagtctcactgctcttacagtaaagaatccgcgtctgttattatgcttaaaccttctttcctccacacgtagaggatgcccccttgtccctgtctcaggtctatgattaaaaagatcatcagaaaggtctttgtactgtcccctcatatatttatacattaacataagatcaccccttagccttcgtttttccaaactaaatagccccaagtgtaataacctatcttggtattgcagaccccccagtcctctaataaccttggtcgctcttctctgcacccgctccagttcagctatgtctttcttatacaccggagaccagaactgtgcacagtattctaagtgtggtcgcactagtgacttgtatagaggtaaaattatgttctcctcatgagcatctatgcctcttttaatgcatcccattattttatttgcctttgtagcagctgcctgacactggccactgaatatgagtttgtcatccacccatacacccaggtctttttcattgacggttttgcccagagttttagaattaagcacatagttatacatcttattacttctacccaagtgcatgaccttacatttatccccattaaagctcattttccatttttcagcccaagcttctagtttacataaatcatcctgtaatataaaattgtcctcccctgtattgattaccctgcagagtttagtgtcatctgcaaatattgaaattttccTCTGTATGCCTCCTACAGTCatgaataaatatgttaaaaagaatgcactccatagcagtataatgcaaccctatagtagtatagtgcacccccatagctGCATAGTGCatctccatagcagtataatgcacccccctagtagtatagtgcacccccatagtagtatagtgcaccccatagtagtataatgcacccttatagtagtataattcacccctatagtagtatagtgcaaccccatagcagtatagtgcacccccatagtagtatagtgcaccccatagtagtataattcacccctatagtagtatagtgcaccccatagcagtataatgcaccccatagtagtatagtgcaccccatagtagtataatgcacccttatagtagtataattcacccctatagtagtatagtgcacccccatagtagtataatgcaccactatagtagtataattcaccccaatagtagtataatgcacccccatagcagtataatgcaaccccatagtggtataatgcacccccatagcagtataatgcacccccatagcagtgtaatgcaccccaatagtggtataatgcacctccatagcagtataatgcacccccatagcagtataatgcacccccatagtagtataatgcaccctcatagtgcaGCTTTACAAGAATAgcaagtttctccttacctggccgaagACCAGTGGTGTCCTCTGCTAGGATTCATCTGAGGCGCGGACAGTCATATCGGCGTATGGCAGTGACATTATACGCCGGTGACGTGCGCACTGACGTCAGCTTAccagctgtgattggctggcggctgttaacttttACTTTGCGGGAGGATATCCGATATTTCCTCCCGCACAGCAATAGGTTTTAACTGAACGTGCGTCTAAGGATGCATATTCAGCTATTGAATCAGCAGGATCCAGCCACTGGGGACCAGTGAGTAGAAGAGACGGGGCCCgctcagggcccccactgctctccGGGCCCATATGTCAGTAAGGGCAGTAAAGCCCTGGTGGCGGCCCTGTAATCCTGAAGACTGATCCAAAGAACAACCAATTAATTGGCTCTATACCCCTTGCACCATATCTTTTCCAAAAATGATCTAATAGTCTAATCTAATGATCCCCTCAGCCAGATCCAACCTTGTAGATCCTTTAGTACTGGGACATGTCAGGTGGGTCACCACCATACTAACTGGACCGTTGCAATTTCAACTGAGCCATAATGTCCAAACCCCCCTCTGCCATATATAAGAGCAGAACTAGAATCCACCTCTGCACTATGTGAAGATACTGGTTTATAATGAACAACCAGAGGGGCCAGGAAGGTATAACACAACTATAAATGACAGGTAATGGTTGGTAGAGGCCAGGGCATAGGTGTACCATGAGGGGCATACATCTTTGGACTCTTATGTTGAGTAGATGAAGAATAAAATGTGAACTGTGAGTTGCaggtgatgattttttttttgttcattttggtgCTACTTTAACACAATTTACAAGAGAAGTGCAACAATCTCCCCTGGCATGATGCCACCCCAGCATTGCAGATGCCACCATACTTCCGATGTTCCATGTGGTTCCATGTGATGTCATGCTTCTCTGTGATGTCACGTTGTTCTATGGCTGCAGGTTTCACTCTTCTAGGTGTTCCATGAGGTTCCTTGTGATGTCATGCTGCTTTGTGACATCACATAACCAGTGACTTATGCGCTCGGCCATCTTGATTCCTTCTGTGGACCTTTGCCGTCTGACGAGTGaaggtacatttttttttctcctcgcgCTTAGCAAACTTTTCATTGTGATAATACCACAACATGAGTGTTAGAGCCGGAAGAAAGCGGAAAAACATCTCCAATAGAGAAGAGACCACTAGTTCTAGCAACAAAAGTGGTCTCTTATGCTATTATACATGTGTCTCTCATGACACCAGAGAGGACATCAATGGGGAGAGGAATACCCCCAATGAGGCAACTTCACCGCACAACATGAAGAACTCCCAATCTCTCCGAAGATCAAGAGAGACGTCCTGTACTCGGGATTCAAGAACCGGACATGATTCTCCTTATAAAAAAAGGAGGTGTATTGATGCTGGAGAAGGTCAAGCCTTAAATAGCCCTCAAAAAACTCAGGTGGACACCAGAGTTTTAAAGAGGAAGAGAGAAGAAGAACAGGTGGAAGTGAAGGACATCAATGGGGAGAGGAATACCCCCAATGAGGCAACTTCACCGCACAACATGAAGAACTCACATTCTCACCGAAGATCAAGAGAGACGTCTAGTACTCGGGATTCGAGGATCAGACACGATGCTCCTTATAAAAAAAGGAGGTGTATTGACGCTGGAGAAGGTCAAGCCTTAAATAGCCCTCAAAAAACTCAGGTGGACACCAGAGTTTTAAAGAGGAAGAGAGAAGAACAGGTGGAAGTGAAACAGTCCGTAACTGGAGGTGAAGGAACGAGCCAAATCTGCAGTAATGTGGCCAAACGACCAAAACAAGTCACCAGCATTTGCCCAGTTGCAGGTAAGACGGGAAATTAATCAGATCCAGGGCGTAATCCCAACCAATAGATGGTTCTGTGTAAAACTAAGTAACCCCATCAGAATCGACAAGTCTATGGGTGTTCAAAAGAATAGGATCCCATATGGACCATCTGTATTGTATTCCATTTTTCCAGATACTTTGCAATTATTAACAAAAAGTTGTATTTGGTTTAGTGGATTTTActacctgccaatgtataaaatcaAAGGCCAAACGGTTGACAACTCAGAAGGAAAATTTGGATGAAATTTCTGGATGAAATTCTTACGGTTCTTTTATTATTCACTTTTGTGTAATTCGCCGAGTGATGAGTCAAAAACATTACCCTCTTTATCTCACCAGGAGAAGGCTCCATCCAGTCGGACGACATCTTGCCCACTGTGCCAGACAACCTGTCTGTGGAAAGTTTCAACTACCACAAGGTTCTTGGTCAAGGACATTTTGGAAAGGTTTGTGATTCTTATTTTTCTCCAGTTTGTACTTTTTATTACTAATGTCTATCAAGAGCTAATCACATAGAAAGGTTAGAGAGGTCACTTTTTGGTTAGAAGTGATCGCCAACATCAAAAGAGGCTTTTCAGGATAATGGACTTGGCTGTCTTCTATCACTAACAGCGCCACACCTgcctacaggttgtgtctggtattgcagcccaGCTCCATTGAAGACAGAGGGACTGCATTTTAACTCCACACACAACCTGTAGACTGATGTGGCACTGTTTGGGGTCAAAAAAACAGCTACTGTGTATTTTTGTGCTGTGGGACAGCCCCTTTTTAGCTGGTTAGAAGGTATTTTACTATTTGAACTCCCAACAATTTTCTGTATTTCTAAGGAAATCAACATCACATATTTTATATCACATGTGAAACACAACATTACATGGCGATCAGTGAAACTGATGGACTTTGTGTGTAATGCACGGATGTTCCGGGTCCTCCTGATCTACAAACTCTCTTTATAACCACTCTCTGGCTAATACAAATGGGCAGTGTCATACTGTGGGTTGCCCAGGACAAGGCAAGAATTTTGGGCCCCCAAACCCGGGGACCATTAGCATTCCCTGAGTCCCTTCCACCAGTCCAGACATGAAGAGGCCATGGCGGGTACATGATGGGTTGGGCTTCTGGAGGCCATGGTGGGTACATGATGGGTTGGGCTTCTAGAGGCCATGGCGGGTACACGATGGGCTGGGCTTCTGGAGGCTATGGCGGGTACATGATGGGTTGGGCTTCTGGAGGCTATGGCGGGTATATGATGGGTTGGGCTTCTGGAGACCATGGCGGATACATGATGGGTTGGGCTTCTGGAGGCCATGGCGGATAAATGATGGGTTGGGCTTCTGGAGGCCATGGTGGGTACATGATGGGTTGGGCTTCTGGAGGCCATGGTGGGTACATGATGGGTTGGGCTTCTAGAGGCCATGGCGGGTACACGATGGGCTGGGCTTCTGGAGGCCATGGCGGGTACATGATGGGTTGGGCTTCTGGAGGCTATGGCGGGTATATGATGGGTTGGGCTTCTGGAGACCATGGCGGATACATGATGGGTTGGGCTTCTGGAGGCCATGGCGGATAAATGATGGGTTGGGCTTCTGGAGGCCATGGTGGGTACATGATGGGTTGAGCTTCTGGAGGCCATGGCGGATAAATGATGGGTTGGGCTTTCTAAGGCCAAGGTGGATAAATGATGGGTTGGGCTTCTGGAGGCCAAGGTGGGTACATGATGGGTTGGGCTTCTGGAGGCCATGGCGGGTACATGATGGGCTGGGCTTCTGGAGGCCATGGCGGGTACATGATGGGTTGGGCTTCTGGAGGCCATGGTGGGTACATGATGGGTTGGGCTTCCGGAGGCCATGGTGGGTACATGATGGGTTGGACTTCTGGAGGCCATGGTGGGTACATGATGGGCTGGGCTTCTGGAGGCCATAGCGGGTACATGATGGGTTGGGCTTCCAGAGGCCATGGTGGGTACATGATGGGTTGGGCTTCCGGAGGCCATGGTGGGTACATGATGTGCTGGTCTTCTGGAGTCCATGGCAGGTACATGATGGGTTGGGCTTCTGGAGGCCATGGTGGGTACATGATGGGTTGGGCTTCCGGAGGCCATGGTGGGTACATGATGGGTTGGACTTCTGGAGGCCATGGCGGGTACATGATGTGTTGGGCTTCTGGAGGCCATGGTGGGTACATGATGGGTTGGACTTCTGGAGGCCATGGCAGGTACATGATGGGTTGGGCTTCTGGTACAGATCTACACCGCTATTGCAGATTCTTGCACCTAGTGACTCACAtatcttagttctattcctccttcAGGTGTTGTTGGCCTCAGAGAAAGTCACCGGACATCACCTGGCAATTAAGATTCTAAAGAAGAGACGGTTATTAAAGGAAATGGACACAATGACAGCAATAAAAGAAAAAGCGTTACTGCAGCTTGCAGAGCAGAGCCCCTTCCTTTGTGCCTCGTATGCCACGTTCCAGACATCGGTAAGAGCTCACGCTTCCATCATTGACTCTTTTACCTCTTAGCCCATTTATAATGATCAGCACAATTCTAGTGTAGTAttatatgatgcagtattatgtgaTGGACATCACCTGCCCGATATCAGCAAAAGAGGCTCATAAATGTAGGCCCCAATTGGGGGTTTCTGGGACATTTTGTAGGGTCTTTGAATATGTAACATCCTTGTCTCCTGTTCCCCAGGATTATCTCTTCTATGTGATGGATTACATGGCCGGAGGAGACCTCAGTGATCTGATTAGGAACAAAGCTCCATTTGATGTTGAGACCACCAGGTAAGATTGGTTGGCTGTCTACAGGGAGAACATAGGGGCGCGTACAAGGGTTACACAACTACTCCGCCTCAGTTATACTCCTGTTTAGCCAAGAAGATTGATGACACCCAATATGGCGGTCACTGTCATCCACTCGGCTCATTTGCCGGTACAGAACAGATCTGCAGATGTGCAGCAATGACACTGTCGGTGCAGATGAGGAACGAGGATGATTCAAGTGTTTTTCTCTCTTTCCTTTCAGGCTGTACACGGCTGAACTTATCTGCGGCATCCAGTTCTTCCACTCCAGAGGCATTATACACCGGTAATAAGTTCTAGAATGTTCTCCTGTAACATAGATCATTACATAATCTATTCATGGGGTATTGCGGGTGGGAGATTTACCCCTTCCCAACAGGGCAAATCttcatttttgttgttgttgttttataTATTTTGTAGTAGATCAGCTCACTCAGCGGTACACGGAGATAGAaatgggaacactgtctctttaaatcttctctTGATTTATTAtacaggcagcataaaccaacatgaTGTGAAAATAAACACAGCCGTTGGGGCAAAAAAGtggaaacaaaacaaaatggtatacaGTCTCTAGATCTGCGAGCATCTGCCTGCTCTGGAACTTACTatccacaggttcagtctttccttcACAGGACAGAAAACACTGGAGTTCCTGTCTCCAGCCCTACTGAACACTGACTGTCTCTGGAGGCCAGCTATCTAAGCCCCAGactacaccctggggtggagataaagtGGACATCTTCCCACCTACTCTGTGGTCCTCAAACCCCAGCCCTTAAACAAATTGGCTAGTTAACCCCTCAcaacacttaatgtgctggaggaaaactttttggttttatatcactgagtccattagcctcagtgaaacgtatctcccctccagcacctttccagtgactttgtcactatatatatattagttataaaaaaaaatcagaactttaTAATAAAAATTGGTCTGTATAGCCTTTTTTTGAGACCTGTAACTTTTCCCATCGATGGAGCTGTATGTGACGTGCTgctgattttatttttaatatcggGGGTATAGTAACCGAAAAACGGCAATTTTGGTGATGAGTTTTATTTCTTTACACCGTTTTCTATACGGGTTAAATATAACTTTATATTTTCATATGTCAGACATTTCCGGATGCGACTAtcccaaatatacagtatatactcccaGCATGTGCTGCCAGCTACAGCAGGCTGAGTGCTACATGCAGACACTCACCTATATATACAGCTGTATACAGACGTAGGGACACATCACAATATTTCTATCAATTTATCCACATTCCTCTTTCCAGTAACTAAATTTTCTTCTCTTCCAGAGACCTGAAGCCATCTAACATCTTTATAGACAGCGACAGCCACGTCAGGATCGGGGACTTTGGCCTCGCAGTAGAAAATgtatatttggagcgcccccacaccgccgcagggccgaggggtacccggagccgggcctctgggatctcagtcctggggttgtcacggtggctagacccggtccgtggccccgtctgtcagtgggggacgtccgttgcaaataggtactgttaacggtggtatggtggtgcagttgtggggtgcaggtcgcggtaaataacgaggacaccaggttgcagtctctttacctctttactgaagatgtgggagacctcagtccagagcgctgttaactgggttttcagagaccggccggtccaacgacacatcaggagctctctttacaggtgggaatcagtatctaccttctagcgctgtgtgttgtagttcttccctgctgagctcccgggatagtcctcacaactgtttctttctgtctctactgttccttctccgtcctccagttgatatggtaggacgcacccgtatgacggggtaggcctggagttcttccgggaccctagagtcgcccctctcccgcagctgcctccgttgtctgcttaggtgttaagtgagacagccaacctgtagttagctgccctgccgtggtttgcaatgtacttaaagtctcttacttgctcggcgttccggccaccgactgtttgcgcctcagaaggatgttgcctcggtctaacagcaagaccccttctggtatttctccttttctgtattcccgttgtttactggttagttctgctctgaggagtctgccaggatcccatccctgacaggtcctctcactagctcttcccagctacttctccctgtcttcctgtccaacccccagttttaccagagttgtgaggagtggcctactagataggaccaccccccctggtggccggagtgtgaagtgtggtgtgagtgtacctgatcagagaaactccctagtgcaatcagacgcaccatagctccccgtagtggcggagccacagcactgcaacaaccaggactctggggtgctgcactcccccccggttaaatgcagtactccgggactgggaaaacaagaacaataatacatgttaacagaaaacacacaaatttttgaaatagcataacaattgaacataacaatgcttccctttacaggaggtgaggattcttgaacgttgcaaaagttaggtcatgcacagtttatgactctcagttcagtggttgaaacagcggggaccccgggtaaacaaaggggccccccttgtggaagtttttgagcaattcaccgtccatttaaaaacctgtaacaaaaggatatacatacaaacattttcaattacatagcagccctatcaatacctccaagctttgtagcggaggggagtttggttctgagtgctgcgtgtggaccttcgcagcgcaggggttgctattggtctaacagggcccgctatgcttgctaccgctggtgtagtgcactgtcttctagctacacttctagtgagtcggggtagcactggcaggttagggctctcagagctgctgctatcaacagtgggtacagcagattcaccgacagcagagggaggatttgccggttcaacggttggcatggcttcatcaggtaaggcttgttgaggtagtggggccggatgatctggtacctccatcgtttctggcgggtccggctgtggaaacgttaggacaggtaccacaagggcttggtttatctgagtccaggactggggaaagtcaccaaggacagtatggaacaccttctccttttctaccggcggggagatttctggggccgtgcccctctctttcaacttatcggggcagaccttaaggtgatccctggataccgctgccgaggtctcccctctgtccttgctgatgagacagaccttagtgttgtcgaagtcggatggcaagatggtatacggttccgcttcccattggtcatcgagcttgtgtaacctcctctttcgtttaagcacttgctcaccaggtgacaggggagtcgcaggagcgtgttgattgtagtccctttcttgtttctgcctggcctgggcgagacttctctctacacactcctgtatttcgcggtaccttcgctgcctttctgcatcccaatctgcatccggcgaggtatcttcgggtactaggacccccatgtccaaatcaacgggtaaccgactagatcttcctcgcatcaggtacgctggagtacagttggtggaacttacggggatgtgattgtacatatccactaagtcaggcaactttgtcggccacaggttccgttcctccaccggtaaggtcttcaataaatcaattaccacctggttcatcttctcgcacatcccgttggtttgagggtggtacggtgtagttctgatcttcttacacccgtacaactgacagaattcttggaacacttccgcttcgaatgcaggcccctgatcggtcagtactttctctgggtagccatggggcctacaaaagtgctgctggaaggccctggcggcagtcctagctgttagatccttgacaggcacaaccaccaaaaacctggagtagtggtccacgatggtaagggcgtagatatagcccgaccggctaggtgtcagcttcacatgatccagcgcaaccagttcgagcggccgtttggtgatgataggccgcaggggggcccgttgactgtcacggtccttcctgcgcagactacatggaccacactcccgacaccacttctcaatggttctcttcatgccaatccaatagaacctccctcggagcagcttttccagcttcttccatccgaagtgtccggctccatcatggtaggctcccagaaccatgggcgcatctcgccttggcaccactatctgccacaccaattcatgagtacgtgggtcgatgctcctcctgcacaacttgccatcatggataaacagtttgcttctccccttccacagctgttgggtctcttgtggatcatctgggccagggtgcaagccagcctgcgtcaagagttccttcacctgacggaccgcggggtcactatcctgggtttctgcccatccgtggtggggcaggggattcagcgtggcatccggttgattcttgtgc from Ranitomeya variabilis isolate aRanVar5 chromosome 3, aRanVar5.hap1, whole genome shotgun sequence includes:
- the LOC143818607 gene encoding uncharacterized protein LOC143818607, which encodes MSVRAGRKRKNISNREETTSSSNKSGLLCYYTCVSHDTREDINGERNTPNEATSPHNMKNSQSLRRSRETSCTRDSRTGHDSPYKKRRCIDAGEGQALNSPQKTQVDTRVLKRKREEEQVEVKDINGERNTPNEATSPHNMKNSHSHRRSRETSSTRDSRIRHDAPYKKRRCIDAGEGQALNSPQKTQVDTRVLKRKREEQVEVKQSVTGGEGTSQICSNVAKRPKQVTSICPVAGEGSIQSDDILPTVPDNLSVESFNYHKVLGQGHFGKVLLASEKVTGHHLAIKILKKRRLLKEMDTMTAIKEKALLQLAEQSPFLCASYATFQTSDYLFYVMDYMAGGDLSDLIRNKAPFDVETTRLYTAELICGIQFFHSRGIIHRDLKPSNIFIDSDSHVRIGDFGLAVENVYLERPHTAAGPRGTRSRASGISVLGLSRWLDPVRGPVCQWGTSVANRYC